From a single Deltaproteobacteria bacterium genomic region:
- a CDS encoding prepilin-type N-terminal cleavage/methylation domain-containing protein, whose product MSSKTMHHQGGFSLVEFMIAVTILAVGLMAMAGLQTTAMRSNASSKWQTAATTTAEEKLVQLKNLGYAGATNTAWTTSESITLAGFGTFSRSYQISDSVSGYLKYIQVRVTWVDKLGVTKQVNLSTYLAKS is encoded by the coding sequence TTGAGTTCGAAAACAATGCATCACCAGGGCGGATTTTCTCTTGTAGAATTTATGATTGCCGTAACTATCCTGGCCGTCGGTCTGATGGCCATGGCCGGGTTACAGACAACGGCCATGCGAAGCAATGCCTCCTCTAAATGGCAAACAGCCGCCACAACCACCGCCGAGGAAAAATTGGTTCAATTAAAAAATTTGGGTTATGCCGGGGCAACCAATACCGCCTGGACCACATCAGAGAGTATAACCTTGGCCGGCTTCGGGACTTTTTCCCGGAGTTATCAAATCAGCGATTCGGTGTCGGGATATCTGAAATATATTCAGGTCCGGGTTACCTGGGTCGACAAATTGGGGGTTACCAAGCAGGTGAACCTTTCAACCTATCTGGCAAAGAGTTAA
- a CDS encoding GspH/FimT family pseudopilin, with protein sequence MRRTDYQDQKDIFQGSSLKKASTAGKANAFPLPSSKGFSLIEVLVVISLAGLLTTIAVYQIDPAIKKYRLTAAARLVFGDLLNARTIALKENRSIRIDFSSTSYNLVQVDTGASIQTRTLTAEYPGITVTKQGGGSVVFTSTGQISAATVQIQGPSATRTITLSWTGRVVLN encoded by the coding sequence ATGAGACGAACAGATTATCAAGACCAAAAAGATATCTTTCAAGGATCCTCCCTGAAAAAGGCCTCTACTGCAGGCAAGGCCAACGCCTTCCCCCTCCCCTCCTCCAAAGGATTTTCACTGATTGAAGTATTAGTTGTAATATCCTTAGCAGGTCTGCTGACGACGATAGCCGTGTATCAAATCGACCCGGCCATAAAAAAATACCGTCTGACTGCTGCGGCTCGCCTGGTTTTTGGAGATTTATTGAATGCCAGAACCATCGCCTTGAAAGAGAACCGATCCATCCGGATTGATTTCAGCTCCACATCTTACAATCTGGTTCAAGTCGATACCGGTGCTTCAATCCAGACCAGAACATTAACAGCCGAATACCCTGGTATTACCGTGACCAAACAGGGGGGAGGCAGTGTTGTTTTCACCTCCACCGGGCAGATCTCGGCGGCAACCGTTCAAATCCAGGGACCATCGGCAACCCGGACCATCACGCTTAGTTGGACAGGGAGGGTCGTGCTAAATTGA
- a CDS encoding prepilin-type N-terminal cleavage/methylation domain-containing protein, producing MLTKLFQNPKGFTLIEVLVALVVLLIGVLGWIAFTWMTTKGSAFSREENVATFMAQSKMEELKQIPVTHSQLADDANMNDLEDNATPDHINTDPGTVNSSLTNQPVNATNETGKKDSIFYRMWNIASNSPAPGLKTVAVIVRWRSLLDGQTHQVILKTIFR from the coding sequence ATGCTCACTAAACTTTTTCAGAACCCAAAGGGATTCACCTTGATCGAAGTCCTGGTCGCCCTGGTCGTTTTGCTCATCGGGGTTTTGGGTTGGATCGCCTTTACCTGGATGACGACCAAGGGAAGCGCCTTCAGCCGCGAGGAAAATGTGGCCACTTTTATGGCCCAAAGCAAAATGGAGGAATTAAAGCAGATACCGGTTACGCACAGCCAATTGGCCGATGACGCCAATATGAATGATCTGGAGGATAATGCCACCCCCGATCATATCAATACCGATCCGGGTACGGTAAATTCTTCTTTGACCAATCAACCGGTCAACGCCACTAACGAAACAGGGAAAAAAGACAGCATCTTTTACCGGATGTGGAATATTGCCAGTAACAGCCCGGCACCGGGATTAAAAACCGTGGCGGTCATTGTACGCTGGCGGTCTTTGCTCGACGGCCAGACCCACCAGGTGATATTAAAAACAATTTTTCGGTAA
- a CDS encoding valine--tRNA ligase translates to MKPLLSKGYEPAQVEEELYRFWMDQKLFQAQVEAEGPPFSMVIPPPNVTGTLHMGHALNTTLQDILWRFFKMKGYNVLWVPGTDHAGIATQNVVERMLAQEGIDRHQLGRERFMEKVWEWRSKYGGIIINQLKRLGAACDWSRERFTMDEGLSKAVKEVFVRLYQEGLIYRGDYIINWCPRCQTALSDLEVEHETHEGNLFHIRYLLANGQGAVVVATTRPETMLGDTAVAVHPEDARYQGMIGQEVHLPLTQRKIPVIFDPYVDQSFGTGALKITPAHDFNDFEIARRHGLPILNVMDPEARMNDKAGVYQGLDRKTCREKVLEDLKALGLLEKIEKYTHNIGHCYRCKTMIEPYLSKQWFVRVGPLAEQALKAVENGQTQIFPKSWEKTYFDWMTHIRDWCISRQIWWGHQIPAWYCAGCGAVIVSTQAPNFCPTCNSSELKQETDVLDTWFSSALWPFSTLGWPEATKELEVYYPTSVLVTGFDILFFWVARMMMMGLRFMGKVPFHHVYIHALVRDAEGQKMSKSKGNVIDPLTVMDQYGTDAFRFTLAALAAQGRDIKLSEERIEGYRHFVNKIWNAARFSLAHFEGLKVEDQTSLSPQDTVNRWIISRMHRVIEKVEQGIKEYRFNEAAHELYQFIWHEFCDWYLEFIKPVLYQEEQGQEKQDTRKVLYQVFLGLLKLIHPFMPFVSEKIYQSLSEVEISILQESFPSPDKFLIDEQAEKEMETIKGLISEIRNIRGEMNVPPSKNVEICLRVVDPDSRALIETHQQKFLILAKAMEIHFLPDEKNPPSSVSGVFEGMEIFIPLIGIIQFDEEEKRLEKDLFKLRKEWTQIEKKLANEDFLQKAPQEVVGKEKEKVRALGKKIEKLENHLGRIKELMRNSKI, encoded by the coding sequence ATGAAGCCCCTGTTATCTAAAGGATATGAACCGGCTCAAGTGGAAGAAGAATTATACCGGTTCTGGATGGATCAGAAGCTCTTTCAAGCCCAGGTGGAAGCCGAAGGCCCCCCTTTTTCCATGGTCATTCCTCCGCCGAATGTCACCGGGACACTCCATATGGGGCATGCCTTGAATACAACCCTCCAGGATATCCTGTGGCGTTTTTTCAAAATGAAAGGGTATAACGTCCTTTGGGTCCCCGGAACCGATCACGCCGGTATTGCCACACAGAATGTGGTGGAAAGGATGCTGGCCCAGGAAGGTATCGACCGTCATCAATTAGGCCGGGAACGGTTTATGGAAAAGGTCTGGGAATGGCGATCCAAATATGGTGGCATCATTATCAACCAACTAAAACGTCTGGGTGCGGCCTGTGACTGGAGCCGGGAACGTTTTACCATGGACGAAGGATTGTCAAAGGCCGTTAAGGAGGTCTTCGTCCGCCTTTATCAGGAAGGGCTGATCTACCGGGGTGATTATATTATCAACTGGTGTCCACGATGCCAAACCGCCCTCTCCGACCTGGAGGTGGAACATGAAACCCATGAAGGCAATCTGTTTCATATCCGATATCTCCTGGCCAATGGTCAGGGGGCGGTCGTTGTAGCCACGACACGGCCGGAGACCATGTTGGGGGATACGGCTGTGGCTGTCCATCCCGAGGATGCGCGTTACCAGGGTATGATCGGCCAGGAAGTGCACCTGCCGCTTACCCAGAGAAAAATACCTGTTATTTTTGATCCTTACGTGGACCAGAGTTTTGGTACCGGTGCCTTGAAGATCACCCCGGCCCATGATTTTAATGATTTTGAAATCGCCCGTCGACATGGACTTCCTATCCTCAATGTCATGGACCCGGAGGCTCGGATGAATGACAAAGCCGGGGTCTATCAGGGCCTGGATCGAAAGACCTGCCGGGAAAAGGTGCTCGAAGACTTAAAGGCCTTAGGACTTTTGGAAAAAATAGAAAAGTATACCCATAACATCGGTCATTGCTATCGCTGTAAGACCATGATCGAGCCCTATCTTTCCAAACAATGGTTTGTCCGGGTCGGTCCATTGGCCGAACAGGCTTTGAAGGCCGTTGAAAACGGGCAAACCCAGATCTTTCCCAAGTCCTGGGAAAAGACCTACTTTGATTGGATGACCCACATACGGGATTGGTGTATTTCCAGACAGATCTGGTGGGGACACCAGATCCCGGCCTGGTATTGTGCCGGCTGCGGGGCGGTCATCGTTTCTACCCAGGCCCCGAATTTTTGTCCCACCTGTAATTCTTCGGAATTGAAACAGGAAACCGATGTCCTGGATACCTGGTTCAGTTCCGCCCTTTGGCCTTTTTCCACCTTGGGCTGGCCGGAGGCAACCAAAGAGCTTGAGGTCTATTACCCGACCTCGGTCCTGGTTACGGGATTCGACATCCTCTTTTTCTGGGTAGCCAGAATGATGATGATGGGCCTTCGTTTTATGGGCAAGGTCCCTTTTCACCACGTCTATATTCATGCCCTGGTTCGGGATGCCGAAGGGCAAAAAATGAGCAAGTCCAAAGGAAATGTCATCGATCCCTTGACCGTTATGGACCAGTACGGGACCGATGCCTTTCGGTTTACCCTGGCTGCTCTGGCGGCTCAGGGTAGGGACATCAAGCTTTCGGAAGAGCGTATCGAAGGTTATCGTCATTTTGTCAACAAGATCTGGAATGCCGCCCGCTTCAGTCTCGCTCATTTTGAAGGACTAAAGGTTGAAGATCAAACCTCCCTTTCTCCCCAGGATACGGTCAACCGCTGGATCATCAGCCGGATGCATAGGGTCATTGAAAAGGTCGAACAGGGGATAAAGGAATATCGTTTTAATGAGGCGGCCCATGAACTTTATCAGTTTATCTGGCATGAATTCTGCGATTGGTATCTGGAATTCATTAAGCCTGTTTTATACCAGGAAGAACAGGGTCAGGAGAAACAAGATACTCGAAAGGTCCTCTATCAGGTTTTCCTGGGTCTTCTGAAATTAATCCATCCTTTTATGCCTTTTGTCAGTGAAAAAATCTATCAATCCCTTTCGGAAGTCGAAATCAGCATCCTTCAAGAGTCGTTTCCGTCGCCTGACAAATTTTTGATAGATGAGCAGGCCGAGAAGGAAATGGAGACTATCAAGGGTTTGATTTCCGAGATCCGGAACATAAGAGGCGAAATGAATGTACCGCCTTCAAAAAATGTGGAAATCTGTTTGAGGGTCGTTGATCCGGACAGCCGGGCTTTGATTGAGACCCATCAGCAGAAATTTTTAATATTGGCCAAAGCAATGGAGATCCATTTTTTACCTGATGAAAAGAACCCTCCTTCCTCGGTCTCCGGGGTTTTTGAAGGGATGGAAATTTTCATCCCTTTAATTGGAATCATTCAATTCGATGAGGAAGAAAAACGGTTGGAAAAGGACCTGTTCAAGCTTCGGAAAGAATGGACCCAGATCGAAAAAAAATTGGCCAATGAAGATTTTTTACAAAAAGCCCCACAGGAGGTCGTGGGTAAAGAGAAAGAAAAGGTCCGGGCCCTCGGGAAAAAGATTGAAAAACTGGAAAATCATTTAGGGCGGATAAAAGAATTAATGAGAAATTCCAAAATTTAA
- a CDS encoding phosphatase PAP2 family protein, with translation MTLWEVDTKVFFWINQGHRNAFFDLIMPYITEFDHWKYGLAVIWLLIFIGGGKKVRISLVVLAALVGLLDYSNSFLFKHLFGRPRPCNTLSGVHSFWPCPRSFSFPSNHAANIFGAAFFLSHFYRRLSFLFIPAALVVGYSRVYVGEHYPLDVLGGAFLGGVGAALGIILLSFLLAKLSHPRPPDPDPVLHN, from the coding sequence ATGACGTTATGGGAAGTGGACACAAAGGTTTTTTTCTGGATCAATCAAGGCCATCGAAACGCCTTTTTTGACCTCATTATGCCCTATATCACTGAATTCGATCACTGGAAATACGGCCTGGCCGTTATCTGGCTCCTTATTTTTATCGGTGGCGGGAAAAAAGTAAGAATCTCTTTAGTGGTCCTGGCTGCTCTGGTGGGCCTTCTGGATTATTCCAACAGTTTTTTATTCAAACACCTTTTCGGCCGTCCCCGGCCCTGCAATACCCTTTCCGGGGTCCATAGCTTCTGGCCTTGCCCCCGTTCCTTCTCCTTTCCATCCAATCATGCCGCCAATATCTTCGGGGCAGCCTTTTTCCTCTCCCATTTTTATCGAAGACTTTCCTTCCTGTTTATCCCGGCGGCTCTGGTTGTCGGCTATTCGCGGGTCTATGTGGGCGAACATTATCCTCTGGATGTTCTGGGAGGCGCTTTCCTGGGGGGCGTGGGAGCGGCCCTGGGGATAATTTTACTGAGCTTTTTGCTGGCCAAGCTCTCCCATCCCCGGCCCCCCGACCCTGATCCCGTTTTGCATAATTGA
- a CDS encoding pilus assembly PilX N-terminal domain-containing protein, translating to MESSNNPNRNPVSNEKGVALVTALILLVIISGLGIFGINTSIVEGWRSSNYLSTKNAHFAADAGVEDGISRLVSGVVSDSGSETSTTWNNGNTYNSTNFSNSFTIGHRLVGNPSVVATTATNNPHYLIRSTGTTGTARKTIEAIIALNLSSNSPFTDALTGCNGVTFSSNASTSSYSSSGQTANGHQGSVRTTNSNANITFSSNADIDGAVKATGAVSLASNTILRNDVQGNNNITMSGNAKISQNAYSGGSISLSNNSLIYGNATAAGSISQSSNADIYGIESPNTPPASPYVPTSPCDPLNVTNLFATANNSGNNNNSELSGAYYSGGAFSIGSNNSTTLGSSSQSKGFYLTGFTMSSNSHVTVYGNVTLYVDGNFSLSSNTYITLASGSTLTVYATGTFTLNSNTSINNSGRPQALAVYSNAQSTSSTDYKVNLDSNSGLRGVVYAPNSAVHIASNADLYGSIRGNFVQMASNAEFHYDEDLSSANFGGGGTPSGYTLLNRREIYN from the coding sequence ATGGAATCTTCAAACAATCCCAACCGGAACCCGGTTTCAAATGAAAAAGGGGTGGCCCTGGTTACGGCTTTAATTTTACTGGTTATTATTTCAGGCCTCGGGATATTCGGGATCAATACCTCTATTGTGGAGGGTTGGCGTTCTTCCAATTATCTTTCTACGAAAAATGCCCATTTTGCGGCCGATGCCGGCGTCGAAGACGGTATCAGCCGGCTGGTCAGCGGCGTGGTCTCGGATAGCGGCTCGGAGACTTCCACCACCTGGAATAATGGCAACACCTACAATTCAACTAATTTTTCGAACAGTTTCACAATAGGACACCGACTGGTGGGAAATCCCTCTGTGGTGGCCACCACGGCAACCAATAACCCTCATTATCTGATCCGTTCAACCGGCACGACGGGAACAGCCCGAAAAACCATTGAAGCTATTATTGCATTAAATTTGAGCAGTAATTCCCCTTTTACCGATGCCCTGACCGGTTGTAACGGAGTCACTTTTTCAAGTAACGCCAGTACCAGTAGTTATAGCTCTTCAGGCCAGACGGCTAATGGGCACCAAGGAAGTGTCCGGACCACCAATAGCAACGCCAATATCACATTCAGCAGTAATGCCGATATTGACGGGGCAGTCAAGGCCACCGGGGCCGTTTCCCTGGCCAGCAATACGATCCTCCGAAATGATGTCCAGGGCAACAATAATATTACCATGTCCGGTAATGCCAAAATTTCTCAAAACGCCTATTCGGGTGGAAGCATTTCCCTGTCGAATAATTCTCTTATTTATGGAAACGCCACTGCCGCAGGAAGCATTTCCCAAAGTAGTAATGCCGACATCTATGGAATTGAGTCCCCCAATACCCCCCCGGCCTCACCCTATGTTCCTACTTCGCCCTGCGACCCGTTAAATGTAACCAATCTGTTTGCTACGGCCAACAACAGCGGGAATAATAATAACAGTGAATTAAGTGGGGCCTATTATTCAGGGGGGGCCTTTTCCATTGGAAGCAACAACAGCACCACCCTGGGCAGTTCCAGCCAGAGCAAGGGGTTTTATCTGACCGGTTTCACTATGAGTTCAAATTCCCATGTCACGGTTTATGGAAATGTCACCCTCTATGTTGATGGGAATTTTTCTTTGAGCAGCAACACCTACATCACCCTGGCCTCCGGATCAACCCTGACCGTCTATGCCACCGGGACTTTTACCTTGAACTCCAATACTTCGATCAATAATTCAGGAAGGCCACAGGCTCTGGCTGTCTATTCCAATGCCCAATCGACCAGCAGCACGGATTATAAAGTTAATCTGGACTCGAACAGCGGGCTTCGAGGGGTGGTCTATGCACCCAACAGCGCCGTTCATATTGCATCCAATGCAGATCTCTACGGGTCCATAAGGGGGAATTTTGTTCAAATGGCCTCCAATGCCGAATTCCATTACGATGAGGACCTGAGCAGTGCCAACTTCGGCGGCGGTGGAACCCCTTCAGGATATACCCTGTTGAACCGGCGGGAGATTTATAACTGA
- a CDS encoding response regulator transcription factor, producing the protein MLKILVADDHPVVRMGLKQILSETKDMMVADEAQTGQEVLKKATKNDFDVILLDISMPGKNGLDILRELRNKKPKLPVLILSIYPEDQYAVRVLKLGAAGYLTKESAPEELTNAIRKVSQGRKYISPSLAEKLATDLEFDSEKAPHETLSDREYQVLCLLATGKRLKDIAEQLDLSIKTISTYRTRILDKMQMRNNAEMIRYALNNKLVM; encoded by the coding sequence ATGTTAAAAATTCTTGTTGCCGATGACCATCCGGTTGTTCGTATGGGGCTCAAACAGATCCTTTCGGAAACCAAGGACATGATGGTGGCCGATGAAGCGCAGACAGGTCAGGAAGTTCTCAAAAAAGCGACCAAAAACGATTTTGATGTTATTTTATTGGATATCTCGATGCCTGGGAAAAACGGCTTGGATATCCTGCGGGAGTTGAGAAATAAAAAACCGAAACTCCCGGTTCTGATCTTAAGTATTTATCCTGAAGATCAGTATGCCGTCCGGGTTTTAAAATTGGGAGCTGCCGGCTATTTGACCAAGGAGAGTGCCCCCGAAGAATTGACCAATGCCATCCGCAAAGTTTCCCAGGGTAGAAAATATATCAGTCCCAGCCTGGCTGAAAAATTAGCGACCGATTTGGAATTTGATTCCGAAAAAGCGCCTCATGAAACCCTTTCCGACCGGGAGTATCAAGTCCTGTGTTTACTGGCCACAGGGAAAAGGCTCAAAGACATTGCCGAACAGCTTGACCTGAGTATAAAAACAATCAGCACCTATCGAACCCGGATCCTCGATAAAATGCAAATGCGTAACAATGCCGAGATGATCCGGTACGCTTTAAACAATAAATTGGTGATGTAG
- a CDS encoding AMP-binding protein → MVEELNRVRIGGELIFSRFERMAEKYPQNTALIFLGEKYSYARLRNLIDRFATGLSRLGVRKGDRVMLYLSNSPQWIIGFFGIQKIGAVAVPVSPIYTSHELTYMVNDSGAETIICHDTNFGYVKEVFSGTGLKRAVVTNLVDLLPLSKRAIGFLFDKVPHGLVEKSDQVLLFKELLKAPPAPPPVEMDSMKDLSYILYTGGTTGFPKGVPGNHAGMTSYVKDLTEDVLKGYIKEGEDVYIAINPLFHIMALGFFVAAGLNYGNTTILMPQPQVDPILEAIGKYKVRWMLGVPTLYRMILENDRLDQYPLDSLRYCYCGGDVLPLEVFNRWKEKFGVPMVQVYGSTEAGHITYSRLHQEPDPLSIGLPLKSRRCKVVNPETLEPVPFGEIGELIVTSDETLKYYWNKPEETARSYVEVDGQTYYRMGDFVRQDERGELYYVERLADIIKYKGYRVSASEIEAVLQDHPTVVGACVVGVPDPKVGERIKGIVVLKADAKGVGANELIRLCRERLAPYKVPQYIEFRDMLPKSKVGKLLRREIRDEEKRKMEKGKK, encoded by the coding sequence ATGGTTGAGGAATTGAACAGAGTGCGCATCGGGGGGGAACTTATCTTTTCCCGTTTTGAGCGGATGGCCGAAAAATATCCGCAAAATACGGCCCTTATTTTCCTGGGTGAAAAATATTCCTATGCCCGGTTGAGGAATCTGATCGATCGCTTCGCCACCGGTCTGAGCCGTCTGGGGGTCCGGAAAGGGGACCGGGTGATGCTCTACCTGTCCAATAGCCCTCAATGGATTATTGGCTTTTTTGGAATACAAAAAATCGGTGCCGTGGCCGTTCCCGTCTCCCCCATTTATACCTCTCATGAACTCACCTATATGGTCAACGATTCGGGTGCCGAAACCATTATCTGCCATGATACCAATTTCGGATATGTGAAAGAGGTCTTTTCCGGAACAGGCCTGAAGAGGGCCGTAGTCACCAATCTGGTCGATTTACTGCCTCTGTCCAAAAGGGCCATTGGATTTTTATTCGACAAGGTTCCCCACGGCCTGGTCGAAAAAAGTGACCAGGTCTTGCTGTTTAAAGAGTTATTGAAGGCCCCGCCCGCTCCCCCCCCTGTGGAGATGGATTCCATGAAAGACCTTTCCTATATCCTTTACACCGGTGGGACCACCGGGTTTCCAAAAGGGGTACCTGGAAACCACGCCGGCATGACTTCCTATGTCAAAGACCTGACCGAAGATGTTTTGAAAGGATACATTAAAGAAGGAGAAGACGTCTATATCGCCATTAATCCCCTGTTCCATATCATGGCCCTCGGTTTTTTTGTGGCTGCCGGCTTGAATTACGGCAACACCACTATCCTGATGCCCCAACCCCAGGTGGACCCCATCCTGGAGGCCATTGGAAAATACAAGGTGCGCTGGATGCTCGGTGTTCCCACCCTCTACCGGATGATCCTGGAAAATGATCGCTTGGATCAATACCCCCTTGATTCATTACGGTATTGCTATTGCGGAGGCGATGTGCTCCCCCTGGAAGTGTTTAATCGCTGGAAAGAAAAATTCGGGGTCCCCATGGTTCAGGTCTATGGTTCCACGGAAGCCGGCCATATCACCTACAGTCGTCTCCACCAGGAACCGGATCCCCTGTCTATCGGCCTGCCGCTGAAATCCAGAAGATGCAAAGTGGTTAATCCTGAAACCCTCGAACCGGTTCCTTTTGGAGAAATTGGTGAGTTGATCGTCACTTCCGATGAAACGCTCAAGTATTATTGGAATAAGCCGGAAGAAACGGCCAGGTCTTATGTCGAAGTGGATGGCCAGACCTATTACCGGATGGGAGATTTTGTCCGGCAGGATGAACGGGGGGAGCTCTATTATGTGGAACGCCTGGCCGATATTATAAAATATAAAGGCTACCGGGTTTCTGCTTCAGAAATTGAAGCGGTTTTACAGGACCATCCTACTGTTGTCGGGGCCTGTGTAGTTGGAGTCCCGGATCCAAAGGTCGGCGAGCGGATTAAAGGGATCGTGGTTTTAAAAGCCGATGCCAAGGGGGTAGGGGCTAATGAATTAATCCGCTTATGCCGGGAACGTCTGGCCCCTTACAAAGTCCCCCAATATATTGAATTCCGGGACATGCTTCCCAAATCGAAGGTCGGAAAACTCCTCAGACGGGAAATCCGGGATGAGGAAAAAAGAAAAATGGAGAAAGGGAAGAAGTGA
- a CDS encoding pilus assembly PilX N-terminal domain-containing protein, with protein MKRLFKKNADRGMALVTTIILMAVLMGFGFATWRYYTSDITFSGNYRYSREALYLAEAGIQEALYRLKLAATDAQYIGETGTLHADWNKYLYAPNLSPLPTSPSGPNTTHSNSLQSPLKYGVSSYPLWVRYKTQGGAIQYDGSYPIFIITSTGMAANGTRKTIEVEAVIKGLVVTPPNQALGTGKSVSVSGSAFIDGTNHKATTDLNDQNPNDTITDSAGYKRNFNNTYWTADAATTSVKAVQNNSGTINVGVINDSKGTHGWATRGADAILAGGITTFPTFQSMINLSDKDFQELLNAPTTTRADLDAGTQPSGFIYLQLAPGETYTLASTPSLAPNEFALMYVSLQTPGTLATLRISSNWQFKGFLYVDGDLRITGTPVFLGGVMVKQDTNVEDDVFLPGNMSVLFSREAIQNISNNPKIRLVRIRSWKEIAR; from the coding sequence ATGAAGAGACTCTTTAAAAAAAATGCCGACCGCGGCATGGCCCTGGTAACCACCATCATTCTGATGGCCGTGCTGATGGGATTCGGCTTTGCCACCTGGCGATATTATACCAGTGACATCACCTTTTCCGGCAATTACCGCTATAGCCGGGAAGCCCTTTATCTGGCTGAAGCGGGTATTCAGGAGGCCCTGTATCGCCTGAAATTAGCCGCTACCGACGCTCAGTACATCGGGGAAACCGGGACCCTCCATGCCGATTGGAACAAGTACCTCTATGCCCCCAATCTGAGTCCTCTCCCCACCTCACCCTCCGGCCCCAACACGACCCATAGCAATAGTCTTCAATCCCCTCTGAAATATGGCGTCAGCAGCTATCCCCTCTGGGTCCGCTACAAAACGCAAGGGGGGGCGATACAGTATGACGGTTCCTACCCGATTTTTATCATTACCAGCACCGGTATGGCCGCCAACGGAACCCGGAAGACCATTGAGGTCGAGGCCGTGATAAAAGGATTGGTGGTTACCCCGCCCAACCAGGCCCTGGGGACCGGTAAATCGGTCAGTGTCTCTGGTTCGGCCTTTATCGACGGCACCAACCACAAGGCGACCACTGACCTGAATGATCAAAACCCCAACGATACCATTACGGACAGCGCCGGATACAAACGAAATTTTAATAATACTTATTGGACGGCCGACGCCGCCACCACTTCCGTGAAGGCCGTTCAAAATAACAGCGGCACGATCAATGTCGGGGTAATCAACGATTCCAAAGGGACCCACGGCTGGGCCACCAGAGGGGCCGATGCCATCCTCGCCGGCGGTATTACCACCTTCCCCACCTTCCAATCCATGATCAACCTGTCTGATAAGGATTTCCAGGAATTGTTGAATGCCCCGACCACTACCCGGGCCGATCTGGACGCCGGAACCCAACCTTCCGGTTTTATCTACCTGCAATTGGCGCCAGGGGAAACCTATACCCTGGCCTCTACGCCGTCTCTGGCCCCCAATGAATTCGCCCTCATGTATGTGTCCCTGCAAACCCCCGGCACCCTGGCCACCTTGAGGATTTCCAGCAACTGGCAATTTAAGGGATTTCTTTATGTCGACGGAGATTTGAGAATCACCGGCACGCCGGTTTTTTTAGGCGGGGTCATGGTCAAACAGGATACCAATGTGGAAGATGACGTCTTTCTGCCCGGCAATATGTCGGTCCTCTTCAGCCGGGAAGCCATTCAAAACATCAGCAATAACCCAAAAATAAGATTGGTTAGAATCCGCAGTTGGAAAGAAATAGCCCGCTAG
- a CDS encoding prepilin-type N-terminal cleavage/methylation domain-containing protein produces the protein MEVLHSPKGFSLIELLITMGVLGIILAALGGLFTTTSKNYSTQSELINNQENARSTLDFMARLLRDGVSSTVVISGTSPNNTLAFSVIEDFGRSTAGNTATAINDATKTWTTNQWQNYYVNIHSGTGSGQTSKQIVSNTATQLTISNSSPWTTVPDTTSDYKMMSSHSFSRSGNTLQYTKNGSTVDLSNYITGLTAQLVGTAPGIRVDLTLSAQTANIRQDTGQTSSVTLNSSVKMYN, from the coding sequence ATGGAAGTTCTCCATTCTCCGAAAGGGTTTTCCCTTATCGAACTTTTGATAACCATGGGTGTTTTGGGCATCATCCTGGCGGCCCTGGGCGGCTTGTTTACGACAACGAGTAAAAATTATTCAACCCAATCGGAGCTGATCAATAACCAGGAAAACGCCCGGTCCACTTTAGATTTCATGGCTCGTCTCTTACGAGATGGGGTCTCCTCTACCGTGGTCATCAGCGGAACAAGCCCCAATAATACCCTCGCCTTTTCGGTCATCGAGGATTTTGGGCGATCCACCGCAGGAAACACGGCCACCGCCATAAATGACGCGACCAAAACCTGGACCACCAATCAATGGCAAAATTATTACGTCAATATCCATTCCGGTACAGGAAGCGGCCAGACCTCAAAACAAATCGTTTCCAATACCGCCACCCAGTTGACCATTTCCAACAGCAGCCCCTGGACAACCGTTCCCGATACGACTTCCGATTACAAGATGATGTCGAGCCACTCTTTTTCCCGCTCGGGCAATACCCTTCAATATACCAAAAATGGAAGCACCGTCGATCTTTCTAATTATATTACCGGATTAACCGCTCAATTGGTCGGAACCGCTCCCGGTATCAGGGTCGATTTAACCCTTTCGGCCCAAACGGCCAACATTCGTCAGGATACGGGCCAAACCAGTTCGGTTACCCTTAATTCCTCGGTCAAAATGTATAATTGA